The DNA window GGCAACACACCCGGAGACAGGCGGTTTATTCAATCGGCAGGACCGTTCACCTTGCAACCGGGAGCCGTAAACGACATCACGGTAGGAGTGGTATGGGAGCGAGCGTTGAGCGGAGGGCCGTTTGCATCGGTAGAGAAGCTACGTGTAGCCGACGACAAAGCCCAAAGTTTGTTTGACAACTGTTTCAAAGTATTGGACGGGCCGGATGCACCGGAAGTGACGATACAGGAATTGGACAGGGAATTGATCATCATGTTGCACAACCTTCCGGTGAGCAACAACTATCAGGATGAGTATGCCGAAGTGGATCCATTTATACAATTGCCGGACACATTCAACGGCGTACCATTGACCGAAGCCGACAAGAAAGCGTTGGCGACCTACCGTTTTCAAGGGTATCAGATATTTCAGGTAAAAGACGAGACGGTATCGGTGACCGATTTGGACAATCCGGACAAAGCACGCTTGGTAGCGCAATGCGACATTGCGGACGGAGTGACCAAATTGGTCAATTACACCTATGATGAGAACCTGAACGGAAACGTACCGCAATTGATGGTCAACGGAGAGGACAAAGGGGTAAGACACAGTTTTCGTATCACAGAAGACAAATTTGCCGAAGGAACTACCCAATTGGTAAACTTCAAGACCTACTATTACATAGCGATAGCGTATGCTTACAACAACTACAAGACGTATGATCCGAACGATCCGAATGCATTGGACGGACAGAAGAAGCCGTATCTTGCTTCACGGAAAGCAGCCGTAGGGAACATAAGAGTATACAGCGGCATACCCCACAAGCCCAAACCCGAGAATGGAGGGACGGTAGTGAATGCCCAATATGGCGATCAGCCGGAGATAACGCGAGTAGACGGTGTAGGCAACGGAGGGCTTTTCACAGATTTGTTGAGCAGCAGCGAAGAAGCGATATTGATGAACGTAAAACAAGGGGAATTGACGTATAAGAGCGGATATGGGCCGGTCAACATCAAAGTTGTCGATCCGTTGAATGTGAAAGGGGGCGATTACGAATTAAGATTCAAAGACGGATCAAGCGTATACAAGACAGATTCATTGAGATGGGAGTTGCGGAATTTGAGCACGGGAGAAGTAGTAGAGAGCGACAAAGTGATCAAAGTGGCGTATGAGCAGATAATACCCGAATGGGGGATATCCGTGACGATAGGTCAGGTGGCCTATCCGGGCGAACAACCGTCGATGGGGAACGGATTTATAGGAGCGAGCATCGAGTTTGGAGACAGCACCAAGAAATGGTTAGACGGCATCAGAGATCAGGACGTGCCGAACGATTACAACTGGATCAGAGCCGGGACATCCGATGCGAACGAGCCCCCCGGAAGCTACTACAACGACTATTTGGGCGTAGACGATCAGCAGGCCTATGAAGGCATCATCAACGGGATCATAGCGCCGTATTGTTTGACCGCCTATAAGAGTTCGTCAAGCGTACGGAATGCGCCGGCCTATGATCAACTATCGGTGAAACTGACCGGCAAAGGCAGCAACAAATTGTACTATCTGCCGAGCATAGATTTAGTGTTCACGAACGACAAGAGCAAATGGACGCGTGCGGTAGTATTGGAGACCCAGGAAGACCCTGTTTTGGCCCAAGGAGGAGCCAAACGGTTGTCACCGAGAAAAGCGCCGAGCGTAGACAAGAACGGACAGCCTGACGGCACGGGCACGGGGATGGGATGGTTCCCGGGATATGCGATAGACGTAGAGACCGGCGAGCGATTGAACATAGCGTTTGGAGAAGACAGCTGGTTGGCCGGGGAGAACGGACGTGACATGATATGGAATCCGACCTCGACAGATGCGATATACACAGCCAACTCGGAGGAATTGCGTTGGGGAGGGAAGCATTATATATACATATGGAGAGTGAACCGTTCGGAAGAGACCATGCCGGCCTCATTCAAACTGCCTGCGTATGATGAAGGTCAGACATTGAAGAACTTGTTGGAGACGACCAATCAATCGCAATTATTCCAGGTATGGCGTAGTTGTGCATGGGTGATGATACCGAGGTTGCAAGACGGACAGAAACTGTTGAGCATAGAAGAAGGGTTGATACCGACCGAGACCCGTATACGGATCAGGGTGAATCGTCCGTACGAGAAGTTTGATGCGGGCACACAGGCGAATGCGACATATCCGATGTATCGGTTCAACATGGACCGATTTGCGACGGTGAAAGGCAGCTTGTTGGCATCGGAAGACGTATTGTCGATGATCAACGTAGTACCGAATCCGTATTATGCACAGAGCGAGTATGAGACGAGCCAGTTGGACAACCGGGTGAAGATCATCAACTTGCCGGAGGAGTGTACGATCAGCATATACAACATGAGCGGAACATTGGTCAGGAGATACAAGAAAGCCGATCCGTCGACCTATTTGGATTGGGATTTAAAGAACATGAAAGGGATACCGGTGAGCAGTGGGATATATTTGATACACGTGGAAGTGCCGGGAGTAGGCGAGCGGGTATTGAAATGGTTCGGCGTGATGCGTCCTGTTGATTTGAATACATTTTAAAATAAAAGACAACTTATACATTTGATAAAAGTGGTTATATGATAAAAAAGTCAAAATTTTTAATAGGGTTAATGGCTTGTATCGCCCTACAGAGCGTAAAAGCCGGTAATGAAGACAGAACAGGGGAAGCCGGCGGTCAACAGTTATTAATCAACCCCTGGGCAAGAACATCAGCATTAGGAGGTGCAAATACTGCATATATCAGAGGCGTTGAGGCATTGTTTACTAATGTTGCAGGTCTTGCTTTTACACGTAAAACCGAGATACTGTTTAATCATACACGTTATCTGGTTTCTTCAGGTATAAATATAAATTCATTTGCGTTGGGTCAAAGATTAAGCGAAACAAGCACATTAGGATTAAGTGTTATTTCATTTGATTTTGGCGATATACCTATTACTACGGTTCAATTACCCGAAGGAGGAAGTGGTTTTTTCAGACCCTCTTACATGAACATCAATGTAGCTTATGCAAAAGAATTTTCAAACAGTATCTACGGGGGAATAAATGTCAAAATGTTGTCCGAACAAATATCAAATGTAAGAAGTCAGGGTTTTGCTTTTGATGCCGGAATCCGTTATGTAACCGGAGAATATGACAGAATTAAGTTCGGTATTTCATTAAAAAACATTGGCCCTCCGATGAAATTTTCTGGAGACGGATTGGCTTTTAGAAATACCAATATCAATACCGGTGTCAGCTCTACTGAAGAGCATCGTTCGGCACAATTTGAACTTCCTTCTTTATTAAATATTGGGGCGTCTTATGACTTTTTTATCAATCCTACCATTGATTCTTTAAATGATGAAATATCTTCGGATCATAAAATCATTGCATCAGTGAATTTTACCTCAAATTCGTTTACAAGAGATCAATATAGAATCGGGTTGGAATATTCACTAAAAAACATGTTTTATCTTCGTACCGGTTATGTTTTTGAAAGAAAAGCACAAAACAGTCCGGAAAATATAATGTCTGCTCATTGGGGACCTTCATTTGGTTTGGGTTTTTACCGTCCAATAAATAGAAATGGTTCAACTATAGGAATTGATTATTCTTACAGGTTTTCTAATCCTTTTATGGGAACACATACCATAGGGGTTCGTATAGATTTATAAAAAATTTATTATATTTGCGTAATTGAAACAGAGAACTTCAGTGGGGTTCTCTGTTTTATTTTGATTAATATTTAAAATATTTAACTTATGTCACAATCACAATATTTTACACAAGAAGGCCTGAATAAGTTAAAGGAAGAACTAAAGTATCTAAAAAACGTAGAAAGGCCTAAAATTTCAAAGCAAATTGCCGAAGCTAGGGAAAAAGGCGATTTGTCGGAAAATGCCGAATATGATGCAGCAAAAGAAGCACAAGGGCTGCTAGAATTAAAAATTGCCCAACTGGAAAATATTATTGCCAATGCTAAAATCATTGATGAATCGAAGTTGGATACCAGTAAAGTGTCTATTCTGACCAAGGTCAAAATAAAAAATCTTGCCAACAATATGGTCATGGAGTATACATTGGTTTCTGAAAAAGAAGCCAATTTGGCACAGAAAAAAATTTCTGTTGAATCTCCCATAGGAAAAGGCTTGTTGGGAAAGAAAAAAGGTGAAGTTGTCGAGATTGTAACACCTGCAGGAAAGGTTAAATTTGAAATTTTGGAAATAAGCTTGTAATATGGCTTCGATATTCACAAAAATAATCAAAGGGGAGTTACCTTGCCATAAAATCGCTGAAAATGAGCATTGTATAGCTTTTTTGGATATTTTCCCTCTTAAAAAAGGACATACTTTGGTAGTTCCCAAAAAAGAAATTGATTTGATTTTTGATTTGCCTGATAAAGAATATAGCGAATTATGGATGTTTGCTAAAGACATTGCCAAGAAAATTAAGAAAGCAGTGCCGTGTCAACGTGTAGGAATTGCAGTTGTTGGCATGGAAGTTCCTCATGCACATATACATTTAATTCCTTTGGATAATATTGACGATATAAATTTTTCACGTCCAAAACTGAAATTGACTCCTGAAGAACTAGAGGAAATTGCTCAAAAAATTAAAAATGCCTGAAATGGTTATTTACTCCTGATTTCCGGAAGGAATTTGATTATTGTGTAATTTAATGACTTTGATAGATTTTATCTTTTTTCGGTCTGCCGATTCAATTACAAATTGATAATCGTCAAATGTAATTTTTTCGTTTTTCTGTGGAATTTTACCCATCAATTCCATAATAAATCCTCCAATGGTTTCTGACTCGCCTTTGTGTTTCTCAAAGTTTTCGGAATCTTCAATCTGCATAATTCTGTAAAAGTCCTTTAGAGGGGTTTTCCCTTCAAAAATATAGGTGTCATCATCGATAATAGAGTAAAAAACTTCCTCGTCATCATATTCGTCGGTGATTTCGCCGACAATTTCTTCAAGAACATCTTCGAGCGTAATTATTCCCGGAACAGCACCAAATTCGTCCACAACAATGGCCATATGCATTTTTCTTTTCTGAAAATCTCTCAGCAAATCATCAAGTTTTTTATTTTCAGGTACAAAAAAAGGATCTCTCAAAAATTTTTGCCATTCAAAATCTTTATTTTGGTCAAGATATGGTAATAAATCCTTAATGTATAATACTCCTACGATATTGTCGAAAGTTTCTTTATAGACCGGAATGCGTGAATATCCGCAATCTCTGATAAAGTCAAGCACCTCATCATAAGGGGTATTAATAATCTAATGCAGCGACATCAATGCGAGGTTTCATCACTTGTTTAACAGAAATGTCGCCAAATTTGACAATACCTTCCAAAATTTTTTGCTCTTCTTGATGAGTGCCAATGTCTTCGGTGATATTGATGGCTTTTTCCAATTCGTTTTTTGTGATTTTTATTCCTTTTTTCCTGAATTTTTTATGAATAAAACCGGAAATGACTAATAATAATGCAGAAAAGGGTGAGAGTAACTTAAAAAGAAGATAAATAGGACGAGCCATTAAATGGGCAAATTGAAGGATATTTTTTGAAGCAATCACTTTTGGCAAAATCTCGCCGAAAATTAAAATAATTGATGTGATAACTCCCAATTCGAAAAAAATACGGCCATAAGGATGACTAAATGAAAGATATGTTTGTATGATGGTGGAAGAAATAAGGACAATGGCAATATTGATAAAGTTATTGCTTATCAAAATAGTGGCAAGCAATTTTTGCGGATTGTTTATCAAAAATTTGATGTATTTTAAGTTGGAACGGTCATCATAGTCCTCGATGGCCGATTTTTCAGAAGCTGATAATGAAAAGTAAGAAATTTCGGATGCAGAAACCAACCCTGATGCAATAATCAATAAACATAAAATAGCCAATAAAGCCCAAAAAGAAGAGTCAGGGCTTTGGGCAAGATAAACAAATAATAAATCCTTAAAAATATGAGAGGGCGGTTCGTCCAATTTTTTTAATTTTAAAATGGCAAATCGTCCTCTTCAATAGAGGATTCAAAATCGGAATTTATGGCAGGTTCATTATTTAAGTCGGGTTTGTTTTGTTGTGTTGAATTGCCGGATTGATTTTGAACAGATGAATCATCTTCAAAATCATCCCTGCGGCCAAGCATGATAAAATTATCTACTTCAATTTCTGTGATATAACGTGTGGCATTATCTTTATCAGTATAGGAGCGAGTTTTAATCTTGCCTTCTATGTAAAGCTGGCGACCTTTTTTAACGTATTTTTCCACAATTTCTGCCTGGTTTCTCCATACCACTATATTGTGCCATGTGGTGTTTTCTACTCTTTGACCGCTTTTGTCGGTGTATGATTCCGAGGTGGCCAAGGGGAATTTGGCCAACTTTGTTCCGTTGTCAAGCGTAATTACTTCAGGGTCTTTTCCAACATTTCCTACTAAAATAACTTTATTGATACTTGCCATAGTTTTTATGATTGGTTTTCAGTTTTTTGTGAATCGTCTCTTTTGCCTAATAATATAAAGTTTTCGGCTTCAATTTCGGTAACATAGCGCGTTGCATTGTCTTTATCCGTGTATGACCTTGTTTTGATTTTACCTTCTATATAAACTTGTTTGCCTTTGGAGATAAGTTTTTGGGCAGCTTGAGCAAGGCCTCTCCACATAACAATAGTGTGCCAGGTGGTTTGGTCTACACGATTACCGTCCTTATCAGTAAAACTTTCGCTGGTAGCCAAAGGGAACTTAACGAGAGTGGTACCGCTATCCAGTTGAATTACTTCAGGGTCTTTACCCACATTGCCTATAAGCATTACTTTGTTTAAGCCGGACATAAAACTGAATTAAATCTATCACAAACTTAAAAAAAATTGTAAGAACTGCAAATTTTTTAACAATCAATAAAACAAACTTAGATAAAACATCATTTATACATAAACAGGATAAATATTTCATCGCTGTAATTTTAGAAGTTAATTTTCGCAAAATTGGTAGTATCCGAAATTGTGTTATGACATTTTAATTTTATTTTAAATTTATTCATTTTTTAAGAAGAAATTTCTTTTTAGGATTAAACACTAATCAAAAAGCTCTTTTAACATATCAAAATCTAAATTTTTCACAAAATGTTCGTCATTTTTAATAATGTTTGACGCGGTAATTTTCTTTTTGTTTTGCAGATTCAATATT is part of the Vicingaceae bacterium genome and encodes:
- the greA gene encoding transcription elongation factor GreA is translated as MSQSQYFTQEGLNKLKEELKYLKNVERPKISKQIAEAREKGDLSENAEYDAAKEAQGLLELKIAQLENIIANAKIIDESKLDTSKVSILTKVKIKNLANNMVMEYTLVSEKEANLAQKKISVESPIGKGLLGKKKGEVVEIVTPAGKVKFEILEISL
- a CDS encoding HIT family protein: MASIFTKIIKGELPCHKIAENEHCIAFLDIFPLKKGHTLVVPKKEIDLIFDLPDKEYSELWMFAKDIAKKIKKAVPCQRVGIAVVGMEVPHAHIHLIPLDNIDDINFSRPKLKLTPEELEEIAQKIKNA
- a CDS encoding hypothetical protein (possible pseudo, frameshifted) is translated as MLDFIRDCGYSRIPVYKETFDNIVGVLYIKDLLPYLDQNKDFEWQKFLRDPFFVPENKKLDDLLRDFQKRKMHMAIVVDEFGAVPGIITLEDVLEEIVGEITDEYDDEEVFYSIIDDDTYIFEGKTPLKDFYRIMQIEDSENFEKHKGESETIGGFIMELMGKIPQKNEKITFDDYQFVIESADRKKIKSIKVIKLHNNQIPSGNQE
- a CDS encoding hypothetical protein (possible pseudo, frameshifted), with product MDEPPSHIFKDLLFVYLAQSPDSSFWALLAILCLLIIASGLVSASEISYFSLSASEKSAIEDYDDRSNLKYIKFLINNPQKLLATILISNNFINIAIVLISSTIIQTYLSFSHPYGRIFFELGVITSIILIFGEILPKVIASKNILQFAHLMARPIYLLFKLLSPFSALLLVISGFIHKKFRKKGIKITKNELEKAINITEDIGTHQEEQKILEGIVKFGDISVKQVMKPRIDVAALDY
- a CDS encoding single-stranded DNA-binding protein, which translates into the protein MASINKVILVGNVGKDPEVITLDNGTKLAKFPLATSESYTDKSGQRVENTTWHNIVVWRNQAEIVEKYVKKGRQLYIEGKIKTRSYTDKDNATRYITEIEVDNFIMLGRRDDFEDDSSVQNQSGNSTQQNKPDLNNEPAINSDFESSIEEDDLPF